The Zingiber officinale cultivar Zhangliang chromosome 9A, Zo_v1.1, whole genome shotgun sequence genome window below encodes:
- the LOC122019406 gene encoding uncharacterized protein LOC122019406 yields MMVGEYELFKETKRATTYFYGGKLLAEGLKEGESYSLREESQGEPDEQVPFSLKVLEEKLPKGYKPSAIREYDGSKDPEDHLRKFRNVALLHQYSDAIKCWVFLNTLSGLVQKWFDGLSNESITCFHDFKIVFLCHFANSRKYQKTDHCLFALKQGPAEPLRSYIKCFNQVAQDVPFATSEILMNAFSYGLVKGEFFRDLIRDPAKNFDEMLGNATSYINVEEAQAARRKADNAPTPANKPEKRPPQPPAQPLPRARMLDHLSLLVRIPGRPNV; encoded by the exons ATGATGGTAGGAgaatacgagctcttcaaggagacTAAGAG agcaaccacATACTTCTATGGCGGAAAGCTCCTTGCCGAGGGACTCAAAGAAGGGGAAAGCTATAGTCTCAGGGAGGAGTCCCAAGGGGAACCTGATGAGCAAGTGCCTTTCTCTCTAAAGGTACTAGAGGAGAAGCTACCGAAGGGGTACAAGCCCTCGGCCATTAGAGAGTATGATGGTAGCAAGGATCCGGAGGATCATCTCCGCAAGTTCCGGAACGTTGCGTTGTTGCATCAATACAGCGATGCTATTAAGTGCTGGGTGTTCTTGAATACTCTATCTGGCTTGGTACAGAAATGGTTTGATGGATTGTCGAATGAGTCCATTACTTGTTTCCATGACTTCAAAATTGTCTTCCTGTGCCACTTCGCCAATAGCAGGAAGTACCAGAAGACAGACCACTGTCTCTTCGCcctcaagcaagggccggccgaGCCCTTGAGGAGCTATATCAagtgcttcaatcaggtggctcaAGACGTCCCATTCGCTACCTCGGAAATATTAATGAACGCCTTCTCTTATGGACTAGTAAAGGGGGAGTTCTTCCGAGATCTCATTCGAGACCCTGCGAAGAACTTTGATGAGATGCTCGGGAATGCCACTAGCTATATCAACGTAGAAGAGGCTCAAGCGGCTCGACGGAAGGCGGACAATGCGCCTACTCCCGCCAACAAACCAGAGAAGAGGCCACCCCAACCACCAGCTCAGCCTCTTCCACGTGCTCGGATGCTCGATCACCTTTCCCTCCTAGTCAGGATCCCAGGCCGACCCAACGTGTGA
- the LOC122021600 gene encoding ABC transporter G family member 22-like isoform X1 → MVVIQKTYAGQRVTCWWQMVVDRLCCIHDSSKRMTRTSPQHNKPCKDYQQYRYGANFMLFFVFILQFTDVGYKVLLKRIASSTEKDILQGITGSSRPGELLAVMGPSASGKTTLLSLLGGRTTANIVQGSITYNDEPYSKSLKGRIGFVTQDDVLFAHLTVRETLTYAALLRLPRTMSRQQKEERVVNVITELGLQRCQDTIVGGSFIRGVSGGERKRVCIGNEILVNPSLLFLDEPTSGLDSTTTLRVVQVLTEIAESGKTVVTTIHQPSSRLFHRFDKLILLGKASLFYFGRASKAMSYFSSTGFSPLIAMNPAEFLVDLANGNTNDVTVPTGLEDKLQSKESGRHTTRGKLSAEDVHEYLVAAYETKFAEKKKKILTPLPINRDLKSIEFYKSRI, encoded by the exons ATGGTTGTTATTCAGAAAACATATGCTGGACAAAGA GTGACATGTTGGTGGCAAATGGTAGTTGATAGACTATGTTGTATTCATGATAGCTCTAAGAGGATGACCAGGACTTCCCCCCAACACAACAAGCCTTGCAAAGATTATCAACAATACAGATATGGTGCCAACTTTATGTTgttttttgtatttattttgcAGTTTACTGATGTTGGATACAAAGTACTTCTGAAAAGAATAGCCAGTAGCACTGAGAAAGATATTCTCCAAGGAATTACAGGTTCATCTAGGCCTGGAGAACTCTTGGCCGTAATGGGGCCTTCAGCCAGTGGGAAAACTACTCTTCTCAGCCTCCTTGGTGGAAGAACTACTGCTAATATCGTTCAAGGATCTATCACATATAATGATGAACCATATTCCAAGTCCCTAAAGGGCAG GATTGGGTTCGTCACCCAGGATGATGTTCTATTTGCACATCTCACCGTGAGAGAAACATTAACTTATGCCGCTTTGCTTAGACTTCCGAGGACAATGAGTAGACAGCAGAAGGAAGAAAGGGTCGTGAATGTTATCACTGAGCTGGGGCTTCAGAG GTGCCAAGATACCATCGTTGGTGGATCCTTCATTAGAGGAGTTTCAGGTGGCGAGAGGAAAAGAGTTTGCATTGGGAATGAGATCCTTGTTAATCCATCCTTGCTGTTCCTGGATGAGCCGACATCTGGTCTTGATTCGACAACAACCCTTAGAGTTGTTCAAGTATTGACTGAGATAGCTGAG TCTGGCAAAACCGTCGTGACGACAATTCATCAACCATCCAGTAGACTCTTTCACAGATTTGACAAGCTGATTCTGCTTGGAAAGGCTAGTTTGTTCTACTTTGGGAGGGCATCAAAAGCCATGTCCTACTTCTCATCGACTGGATTCTCTCCTCTGATAGCGATGAACCCAGCAGAGTTTTTAGTAGATCTTGCAAATGGCAACACCAATGATGTCACAGTGCCAACAGGATTGGAGGACAAACTGCAATCTAAAGAATCAGGAAGGCACACAACAAGAGGCAAGCTATCTGCAGAAGATGTGCATGAG TATCTGGTGGCCGCTTATGAGACAAAATTtgccgagaagaagaagaagattctgactccgCTTCCGATAAACAGAGACTTGAAATCAATTGAGTTTTACAAATCAAGAATTTAA
- the LOC122021600 gene encoding ABC transporter G family member 22-like isoform X3, whose translation MVVIQKTYAGQRVTCWWQMVVDRLCCIHDSSKRMTRTSPQHNKPCKDYQQYRYGITGSSRPGELLAVMGPSASGKTTLLSLLGGRTTANIVQGSITYNDEPYSKSLKGRIGFVTQDDVLFAHLTVRETLTYAALLRLPRTMSRQQKEERVVNVITELGLQRCQDTIVGGSFIRGVSGGERKRVCIGNEILVNPSLLFLDEPTSGLDSTTTLRVVQVLTEIAESGKTVVTTIHQPSSRLFHRFDKLILLGKASLFYFGRASKAMSYFSSTGFSPLIAMNPAEFLVDLANGNTNDVTVPTGLEDKLQSKESGRHTTRGKLSAEDVHEYLVAAYETKFAEKKKKILTPLPINRDLKSIEFYKSRI comes from the exons ATGGTTGTTATTCAGAAAACATATGCTGGACAAAGA GTGACATGTTGGTGGCAAATGGTAGTTGATAGACTATGTTGTATTCATGATAGCTCTAAGAGGATGACCAGGACTTCCCCCCAACACAACAAGCCTTGCAAAGATTATCAACAATACAGATATG GAATTACAGGTTCATCTAGGCCTGGAGAACTCTTGGCCGTAATGGGGCCTTCAGCCAGTGGGAAAACTACTCTTCTCAGCCTCCTTGGTGGAAGAACTACTGCTAATATCGTTCAAGGATCTATCACATATAATGATGAACCATATTCCAAGTCCCTAAAGGGCAG GATTGGGTTCGTCACCCAGGATGATGTTCTATTTGCACATCTCACCGTGAGAGAAACATTAACTTATGCCGCTTTGCTTAGACTTCCGAGGACAATGAGTAGACAGCAGAAGGAAGAAAGGGTCGTGAATGTTATCACTGAGCTGGGGCTTCAGAG GTGCCAAGATACCATCGTTGGTGGATCCTTCATTAGAGGAGTTTCAGGTGGCGAGAGGAAAAGAGTTTGCATTGGGAATGAGATCCTTGTTAATCCATCCTTGCTGTTCCTGGATGAGCCGACATCTGGTCTTGATTCGACAACAACCCTTAGAGTTGTTCAAGTATTGACTGAGATAGCTGAG TCTGGCAAAACCGTCGTGACGACAATTCATCAACCATCCAGTAGACTCTTTCACAGATTTGACAAGCTGATTCTGCTTGGAAAGGCTAGTTTGTTCTACTTTGGGAGGGCATCAAAAGCCATGTCCTACTTCTCATCGACTGGATTCTCTCCTCTGATAGCGATGAACCCAGCAGAGTTTTTAGTAGATCTTGCAAATGGCAACACCAATGATGTCACAGTGCCAACAGGATTGGAGGACAAACTGCAATCTAAAGAATCAGGAAGGCACACAACAAGAGGCAAGCTATCTGCAGAAGATGTGCATGAG TATCTGGTGGCCGCTTATGAGACAAAATTtgccgagaagaagaagaagattctgactccgCTTCCGATAAACAGAGACTTGAAATCAATTGAGTTTTACAAATCAAGAATTTAA
- the LOC122021600 gene encoding ABC transporter G family member 22-like isoform X2 encodes MVVDRLCCIHDSSKRMTRTSPQHNKPCKDYQQYRYGANFMLFFVFILQFTDVGYKVLLKRIASSTEKDILQGITGSSRPGELLAVMGPSASGKTTLLSLLGGRTTANIVQGSITYNDEPYSKSLKGRIGFVTQDDVLFAHLTVRETLTYAALLRLPRTMSRQQKEERVVNVITELGLQRCQDTIVGGSFIRGVSGGERKRVCIGNEILVNPSLLFLDEPTSGLDSTTTLRVVQVLTEIAESGKTVVTTIHQPSSRLFHRFDKLILLGKASLFYFGRASKAMSYFSSTGFSPLIAMNPAEFLVDLANGNTNDVTVPTGLEDKLQSKESGRHTTRGKLSAEDVHEYLVAAYETKFAEKKKKILTPLPINRDLKSIEFYKSRI; translated from the exons ATGGTAGTTGATAGACTATGTTGTATTCATGATAGCTCTAAGAGGATGACCAGGACTTCCCCCCAACACAACAAGCCTTGCAAAGATTATCAACAATACAGATATGGTGCCAACTTTATGTTgttttttgtatttattttgcAGTTTACTGATGTTGGATACAAAGTACTTCTGAAAAGAATAGCCAGTAGCACTGAGAAAGATATTCTCCAAGGAATTACAGGTTCATCTAGGCCTGGAGAACTCTTGGCCGTAATGGGGCCTTCAGCCAGTGGGAAAACTACTCTTCTCAGCCTCCTTGGTGGAAGAACTACTGCTAATATCGTTCAAGGATCTATCACATATAATGATGAACCATATTCCAAGTCCCTAAAGGGCAG GATTGGGTTCGTCACCCAGGATGATGTTCTATTTGCACATCTCACCGTGAGAGAAACATTAACTTATGCCGCTTTGCTTAGACTTCCGAGGACAATGAGTAGACAGCAGAAGGAAGAAAGGGTCGTGAATGTTATCACTGAGCTGGGGCTTCAGAG GTGCCAAGATACCATCGTTGGTGGATCCTTCATTAGAGGAGTTTCAGGTGGCGAGAGGAAAAGAGTTTGCATTGGGAATGAGATCCTTGTTAATCCATCCTTGCTGTTCCTGGATGAGCCGACATCTGGTCTTGATTCGACAACAACCCTTAGAGTTGTTCAAGTATTGACTGAGATAGCTGAG TCTGGCAAAACCGTCGTGACGACAATTCATCAACCATCCAGTAGACTCTTTCACAGATTTGACAAGCTGATTCTGCTTGGAAAGGCTAGTTTGTTCTACTTTGGGAGGGCATCAAAAGCCATGTCCTACTTCTCATCGACTGGATTCTCTCCTCTGATAGCGATGAACCCAGCAGAGTTTTTAGTAGATCTTGCAAATGGCAACACCAATGATGTCACAGTGCCAACAGGATTGGAGGACAAACTGCAATCTAAAGAATCAGGAAGGCACACAACAAGAGGCAAGCTATCTGCAGAAGATGTGCATGAG TATCTGGTGGCCGCTTATGAGACAAAATTtgccgagaagaagaagaagattctgactccgCTTCCGATAAACAGAGACTTGAAATCAATTGAGTTTTACAAATCAAGAATTTAA
- the LOC122021600 gene encoding ABC transporter G family member 22-like isoform X6, with amino-acid sequence MGPSASGKTTLLSLLGGRTTANIVQGSITYNDEPYSKSLKGRIGFVTQDDVLFAHLTVRETLTYAALLRLPRTMSRQQKEERVVNVITELGLQRCQDTIVGGSFIRGVSGGERKRVCIGNEILVNPSLLFLDEPTSGLDSTTTLRVVQVLTEIAESGKTVVTTIHQPSSRLFHRFDKLILLGKASLFYFGRASKAMSYFSSTGFSPLIAMNPAEFLVDLANGNTNDVTVPTGLEDKLQSKESGRHTTRGKLSAEDVHEYLVAAYETKFAEKKKKILTPLPINRDLKSIEFYKSRI; translated from the exons ATGGGGCCTTCAGCCAGTGGGAAAACTACTCTTCTCAGCCTCCTTGGTGGAAGAACTACTGCTAATATCGTTCAAGGATCTATCACATATAATGATGAACCATATTCCAAGTCCCTAAAGGGCAG GATTGGGTTCGTCACCCAGGATGATGTTCTATTTGCACATCTCACCGTGAGAGAAACATTAACTTATGCCGCTTTGCTTAGACTTCCGAGGACAATGAGTAGACAGCAGAAGGAAGAAAGGGTCGTGAATGTTATCACTGAGCTGGGGCTTCAGAG GTGCCAAGATACCATCGTTGGTGGATCCTTCATTAGAGGAGTTTCAGGTGGCGAGAGGAAAAGAGTTTGCATTGGGAATGAGATCCTTGTTAATCCATCCTTGCTGTTCCTGGATGAGCCGACATCTGGTCTTGATTCGACAACAACCCTTAGAGTTGTTCAAGTATTGACTGAGATAGCTGAG TCTGGCAAAACCGTCGTGACGACAATTCATCAACCATCCAGTAGACTCTTTCACAGATTTGACAAGCTGATTCTGCTTGGAAAGGCTAGTTTGTTCTACTTTGGGAGGGCATCAAAAGCCATGTCCTACTTCTCATCGACTGGATTCTCTCCTCTGATAGCGATGAACCCAGCAGAGTTTTTAGTAGATCTTGCAAATGGCAACACCAATGATGTCACAGTGCCAACAGGATTGGAGGACAAACTGCAATCTAAAGAATCAGGAAGGCACACAACAAGAGGCAAGCTATCTGCAGAAGATGTGCATGAG TATCTGGTGGCCGCTTATGAGACAAAATTtgccgagaagaagaagaagattctgactccgCTTCCGATAAACAGAGACTTGAAATCAATTGAGTTTTACAAATCAAGAATTTAA
- the LOC122021600 gene encoding ABC transporter G family member 22-like isoform X4 → MVVIQKTYAGQRVTCWWQMVVDRLCCIHDSSKRMTRTSPQHNKPCKDYQQYRYGSSRPGELLAVMGPSASGKTTLLSLLGGRTTANIVQGSITYNDEPYSKSLKGRIGFVTQDDVLFAHLTVRETLTYAALLRLPRTMSRQQKEERVVNVITELGLQRCQDTIVGGSFIRGVSGGERKRVCIGNEILVNPSLLFLDEPTSGLDSTTTLRVVQVLTEIAESGKTVVTTIHQPSSRLFHRFDKLILLGKASLFYFGRASKAMSYFSSTGFSPLIAMNPAEFLVDLANGNTNDVTVPTGLEDKLQSKESGRHTTRGKLSAEDVHEYLVAAYETKFAEKKKKILTPLPINRDLKSIEFYKSRI, encoded by the exons ATGGTTGTTATTCAGAAAACATATGCTGGACAAAGA GTGACATGTTGGTGGCAAATGGTAGTTGATAGACTATGTTGTATTCATGATAGCTCTAAGAGGATGACCAGGACTTCCCCCCAACACAACAAGCCTTGCAAAGATTATCAACAATACAGATATG GTTCATCTAGGCCTGGAGAACTCTTGGCCGTAATGGGGCCTTCAGCCAGTGGGAAAACTACTCTTCTCAGCCTCCTTGGTGGAAGAACTACTGCTAATATCGTTCAAGGATCTATCACATATAATGATGAACCATATTCCAAGTCCCTAAAGGGCAG GATTGGGTTCGTCACCCAGGATGATGTTCTATTTGCACATCTCACCGTGAGAGAAACATTAACTTATGCCGCTTTGCTTAGACTTCCGAGGACAATGAGTAGACAGCAGAAGGAAGAAAGGGTCGTGAATGTTATCACTGAGCTGGGGCTTCAGAG GTGCCAAGATACCATCGTTGGTGGATCCTTCATTAGAGGAGTTTCAGGTGGCGAGAGGAAAAGAGTTTGCATTGGGAATGAGATCCTTGTTAATCCATCCTTGCTGTTCCTGGATGAGCCGACATCTGGTCTTGATTCGACAACAACCCTTAGAGTTGTTCAAGTATTGACTGAGATAGCTGAG TCTGGCAAAACCGTCGTGACGACAATTCATCAACCATCCAGTAGACTCTTTCACAGATTTGACAAGCTGATTCTGCTTGGAAAGGCTAGTTTGTTCTACTTTGGGAGGGCATCAAAAGCCATGTCCTACTTCTCATCGACTGGATTCTCTCCTCTGATAGCGATGAACCCAGCAGAGTTTTTAGTAGATCTTGCAAATGGCAACACCAATGATGTCACAGTGCCAACAGGATTGGAGGACAAACTGCAATCTAAAGAATCAGGAAGGCACACAACAAGAGGCAAGCTATCTGCAGAAGATGTGCATGAG TATCTGGTGGCCGCTTATGAGACAAAATTtgccgagaagaagaagaagattctgactccgCTTCCGATAAACAGAGACTTGAAATCAATTGAGTTTTACAAATCAAGAATTTAA
- the LOC122021600 gene encoding ABC transporter G family member 22-like isoform X5, producing the protein MSLPFTDVGYKVLLKRIASSTEKDILQGITGSSRPGELLAVMGPSASGKTTLLSLLGGRTTANIVQGSITYNDEPYSKSLKGRIGFVTQDDVLFAHLTVRETLTYAALLRLPRTMSRQQKEERVVNVITELGLQRCQDTIVGGSFIRGVSGGERKRVCIGNEILVNPSLLFLDEPTSGLDSTTTLRVVQVLTEIAESGKTVVTTIHQPSSRLFHRFDKLILLGKASLFYFGRASKAMSYFSSTGFSPLIAMNPAEFLVDLANGNTNDVTVPTGLEDKLQSKESGRHTTRGKLSAEDVHEYLVAAYETKFAEKKKKILTPLPINRDLKSIEFYKSRI; encoded by the exons TTTACTGATGTTGGATACAAAGTACTTCTGAAAAGAATAGCCAGTAGCACTGAGAAAGATATTCTCCAAGGAATTACAGGTTCATCTAGGCCTGGAGAACTCTTGGCCGTAATGGGGCCTTCAGCCAGTGGGAAAACTACTCTTCTCAGCCTCCTTGGTGGAAGAACTACTGCTAATATCGTTCAAGGATCTATCACATATAATGATGAACCATATTCCAAGTCCCTAAAGGGCAG GATTGGGTTCGTCACCCAGGATGATGTTCTATTTGCACATCTCACCGTGAGAGAAACATTAACTTATGCCGCTTTGCTTAGACTTCCGAGGACAATGAGTAGACAGCAGAAGGAAGAAAGGGTCGTGAATGTTATCACTGAGCTGGGGCTTCAGAG GTGCCAAGATACCATCGTTGGTGGATCCTTCATTAGAGGAGTTTCAGGTGGCGAGAGGAAAAGAGTTTGCATTGGGAATGAGATCCTTGTTAATCCATCCTTGCTGTTCCTGGATGAGCCGACATCTGGTCTTGATTCGACAACAACCCTTAGAGTTGTTCAAGTATTGACTGAGATAGCTGAG TCTGGCAAAACCGTCGTGACGACAATTCATCAACCATCCAGTAGACTCTTTCACAGATTTGACAAGCTGATTCTGCTTGGAAAGGCTAGTTTGTTCTACTTTGGGAGGGCATCAAAAGCCATGTCCTACTTCTCATCGACTGGATTCTCTCCTCTGATAGCGATGAACCCAGCAGAGTTTTTAGTAGATCTTGCAAATGGCAACACCAATGATGTCACAGTGCCAACAGGATTGGAGGACAAACTGCAATCTAAAGAATCAGGAAGGCACACAACAAGAGGCAAGCTATCTGCAGAAGATGTGCATGAG TATCTGGTGGCCGCTTATGAGACAAAATTtgccgagaagaagaagaagattctgactccgCTTCCGATAAACAGAGACTTGAAATCAATTGAGTTTTACAAATCAAGAATTTAA